In the genome of Montipora foliosa isolate CH-2021 chromosome 3, ASM3666993v2, whole genome shotgun sequence, one region contains:
- the LOC137996393 gene encoding fatty-acid amide hydrolase 2-like: MLKAIGAWVAGLRSNVFQVEQGVCVPGPTDPILNLPGCIIAQKIKERELKCEETIKVFINRIFEVNPLLNAVVGDRFEEAIAEARYIDQVLDSDEPEFEEEKTALLRKPLLGVPVTVKEALACKGLSHSAGAVDRKDEIATEDATVVDNLRKAGAIPIAVTNCSELCMWFETNNKVYGRTNNPYDTSKMAGGSSGGEGAIISAAGSIFGVGSDLAGSARIPAFFNGIFAHKPSSVAVCKQGHIPLESTFSCKEYLAIGPMCRYADDLLPTLKAMVGPKAYELGLDEKVDLSYLKVYTVHESHFPILSTSPVNAELMERQQQVCTFLEERFFAKVQDAGIQSFRYSPFIWFSMFDYTNDKLSTQLQHYSKETKSINPFFEFFKYFLGHSKYHFATMVVVGMEFLCHLFPITLSTFCKIGTQMREEIQDLLGDDGILLYPSYPHTALPHQRCLLAPMNFSFSGIFNVMNLPVTQCPLGLGRDGLPLGIQIIVGRNNDKLSLAVAKQLENEFGGWKEWYPGKLSNQKSN, encoded by the exons GCAATAGGGGCGTGGGTTGCAGGGCTTCGAAGCAACGTTTTCCAAGTTGAACAAGGAGTCTGTGTTCCTGGTCCAACGGAcccaattttaaatttaccggGATGTATCATCGCTCAGAAAATAAAGGAGCGTGAGTTAAAATGCGAGGAAACAATCAAAGTATTTATCAACCGAATCTTTGAAGTGAACCCGTTACTGAACGCTGTGGTTGGAGATCGGTTCGAGGAAGCCATAGCAGAAGCAAGGTACATCGATCAAGTACTCGATTCTGACGAGCCAGAATTCGAGGAGGAAAAAACGGCTCTGTTAAGAAAACCTTTGTTGGGAGTACCTGTAACCGTGAAAGAGGCACTTGCGTGCAAGGGATTATCACATTCGGCTGGAGCGGTGGATCGGAAAGATGAGATTGCTACGGAAGACGCGACAGTTGTTGATAATCTGCGTAAAGCTGGCGCTATCCCCATCGCTGTTACAAACTGCAGCGAGCTGTGTATGTGGTTTGAGACAAACAATAAGGTGTATGGTAGGACAAATAATCCGTACGATACATCAAAGATGGCAGGGGGAAGTTCAGGTGGAGAAGGAGCAATCATTTCCGCTGCTGGTTCCATTTTTGGTGTTGGCTCTGACCTGG CTGGTAGTGCACGAATTCCGGCGTTTTTCAATGGAATATTTGCTCATAAACCTAGTTCCGTCGCTGTATGTAAGCAAGGGCACATACCTCTAGAAAGTACTTTTTCTTGCAAAGAGTATCTTGCTATTGGGCCAATGTGTCGGTACGCCGACGACCTGCTTCCTACGCTAAAAGCCATGGTGGGCCCGAAAGCGTATGAACTGGGCTTGGATGAAAAAGTGGATCTGTCCTACCTAAAGGTCTACACTGTTCATGAATCGCACTTTCCTATTCTGAGTACTTCACCCGTGAACGCAGAATTGATGGAACGCCAGCAGCAAGTTTGCACCTTCTTGGAGGAACGCTTTTTTGCCAAAGTTCAAGATGCTGGCATCCAGTCGTTTCGATATTCTCCCTTTATTTGGTTCTCCATGTTCGACTACACAAACGATAAACTCAGTACACAGCTTCAGCACTACAGCAAAGAGACAAAGTCAATTAACCCGTTTTTTGAGTTTTTTAAGTATTTTCTGGGACACTCGAAGTATCACTTTGCTACAATGGTGGTTGTTGGAATGGAGTTTCTTTGCCACCTCTTCCCAATTACTCTCTCGACGTTTTGCAAGATAGGTACCCAAATGCGTGAAGAAATTCAGGATCTTCTTGGCGATGACGGCATTTTGCTTTATCCGTCATATCCGCACACAGCGCTGCCACACCAGAGATGTCTTCTCGCACCAATGAATTTCAGTTTTTCCGGGATCTTTAACGTTATGAATCTGCCTGTCACACAGTGCCCTTTGGGTCTTGGCAGAGACGGCCTTCCGCTGGGCATACAGATCATTGTCGGAAGAAACAACGACAAGCTGTCACTTGCAGTTGCTAAGCAACTTGAAAATGAGTTTGGTGGATGGAAAGAGTGGTATCCTGGGAAATTGTCCAACCAGAAGTCAAACTAG